A window of Streptomyces sp. NBC_01689 genomic DNA:
ACGGCCGTCGTCCGCAGTCCCTGCGAGATGTCGTCGCGGACCGCGCCGCTGTCGCCCTCGTGCGCCGACCGGGAGATGCGCGGCAGCAGGGCGGCCATCAGGGAGACGGTGATGATCGCCTGCGGGAGACCCCAGATCAGCTGGGCGTTGGCGTAGGCGGCGAAGCCGGTTCCCTTGACGGAGTGCTCGCCCGCGGCGGTGGACAGCTGGGTGACGACCATCGCGCCCGCCTGGTTGGCGAGGACGAAGAGCACGGTCCACTTGGCGAGCATCGCTGCCTTGCCGAGCCCGTGGCCCCTCCAGTCGAAGCGCAGCCGCAGCCTGAACCCGGTCTCCCGGAGATACGGGATCATCGCGAGGGCCTGGACGACGAGACCGAGGAGCACACCGACGCCGAGGAGCCGCTGTCCCTCCGGCGGGATGTTCTGGACGGACATGTCGGAGTCCGCCGCGGTGCCGTACACCCAGATGAACAGGCCGAGCGTCACGATGATGACGATGTTGTTCAGGACCGGGGTCCACATCATCGCGCCGAACTTCCCGCGGGCGTTGAGGACCTGGCCCATCACCACGTGGATGCCCATGAAGAAGATCGAGGGCAGGAAGTAGCGGGTGAAGGTGACGGCCACCTCGTTGGCGGCGGGGTTGCTGGCGACGGGATTCGACAGCATGCGGACAAGAAGGGGCGCGGCGAGCATCGCGAGCGCGGTCAGCAGACCGAGCGCCACCATGACGAGGGTCAGCAGCCGGTTGGCGAAGGCCTCGCCGCCGTCCTCGTCGTCCTTCATGGCGCGCACCAGCTGCGGCACGAAGACGGAGTTGAGTCCGCCGCCCACGGTCAGGATGTAGATCATGGTGGGCAGCTGGTAGGCGACCTGGAAGGAGTCACCGAGGAAGCCGAGACCCAGCGCGGAGACGATCAGCGCGGAGCGGATGAAGCCGGTGAGCCGGGACACCAGGGTGCCGGCCGCCATGACGGCGCTCGACTTCATCAGACCCGAGGCACGTCCGCCCTTCTTCGGGGCGGCCGCGGGGGTGGGCTTCGCCGTGGGCGTGAGCTGCATCGTCTGCTCGGCCATCGGGCCGGGCGGAGGCGCCCCGGGGCCCTGACGCGGGGCGGGCGCCGGAGTGGCGGGGCCGTCCGGGAACGGGCGGGCGCCCCCTTGCCGCTGGTCGCGGAAGAGGTGGGCGAAGGCGTCGGTCTCGGGCTGCTGGTCGGCCGCCTGGGTGACGAGGTCGTCGACACCGACGAACTGGGTCGTGCGCGCGTCCTCGCCGTACGGAAGGTGCCGGCTGGGGCCCGCCGGCTCCGGCGGGGGCGTCTGGGCCCACACGCGGGGGTCGGGGGCGTGCTGCGCGGTGGGCGGCTGGGCGTAGAGCTGCTGCTGCGGAGGGAACGTCCCGGCCGGCGGCGGGGGGTGCGCGGCACGGTCGTAGAGCGCCTCCGTCACCGGGTCCTGGGCGGCGAGATCCTGCCTGCCGTAGGGGTCCTGGTCGTAGGCGTCCTGGAAGTACATGTCCGGGTAGTGCCCCTGCGGGGCCTGACCGGGCTCGGCCGGAGGTCCCTCCGGGTAGCCCTCGGGGTAGCCGGAGTTCCCCGCGCCCTGCCGGGGGCGGCCCTCGGGCTGCCCCGAGCTGCCCGCGCCCTGACCGCGGTCACCGTCGTACGGCGCGTTCATGGTTACCCCACCTCATCGTCCCCGGGCCCACCGGCCACGACATCGCTCAACGGTCCACTCTCTCACCCGTGCCGGACGGGTCGGTGCTTTCCGGTGCGGTGTCCGGGGCGGGGTCACTCGGCTGCTCCGGGGTGTCTGCCCCGGGCCGCGCCGTGGATTCCCCGTCGGGACCGTCCTTGGAGCGCTCGGCGTTCTCAACAGTGTCTACGGTGCCTGCGGCGGCCTTGTTCACGCCGTTCCCGGCTTCCGTCCCGGCCTCATCCGTGGGCCCGGCGTCGGCCGGGTCCACGGTGTCCGGGGTGTCTGTGGTGTCTGTGGTGTCTGGAGTGTTCCCCTGCTCCTCCTCGGCCTGCCGGGCCGCCGCGCGCTTGCGCTGCGTGTACATCCGGAAGCCCGCGAGTACGAGGAGCAGCACGCCGCCGCCGATGACCAGCATGACGGTGGGGGTGATCTCGGTGACCTTCACCTCGAAGGGCACCGCGGAACCGTACGTCTGGCCGTCCTCCGTGTACAGCTGCGCGACCACCTCCACGGGACCGTTGGCCTTGGCCGAGGTGGTGAACTTCACCGACTGGCTGTGCTCGCCCGCGACCTGGATCTGCCGCTCGGTGTAGGCGTCATTGCCGATCTTGAGGCGGGTCGGGTGCCTCGAGGTGAGGCGCAGCACCAGGTGGTGGACGCCCTGCACGAGGTTGTTCTGCACCGTCACGGGGATCGTGGCACTGCGGCCCGAGAGCTTCGCGTCGGACTTGTCGATCAGCCGGACGAGACCGGTGAGGTCTTTGAGATACGACTTCACGCCTTCCCGGAAAGCCTGTCCCTGATCGTGCCGGCCGCGCCAGGACGTCGACATCCCGCGGTCCATGGCCCGGCCGAAGGGGGTGACCACGCGGGACTTGTCGGTGAGGATGACCTCGAACTTGTCGAGGTCGGCCTGCGTGTCGTGGATCGTCTGGAAGGCCTTCGGGGGCAGCTCCTGATTGCCGAGCGCCTTCGGGTACGAGTCCCCGGAGGGGATCCTCGTCGTGGCGTCCGGGTCCGGTTTGGCCTTGGCGGCCGCGGACAGGCCCTGGGTGTCGGACCAGTTCCCGCTCTGGAGGGCCTTCACCGCCGTCGCCATGGCCTGCGCCTGGCCCGCGGTGGGCATGCGCTG
This region includes:
- the murJ gene encoding murein biosynthesis integral membrane protein MurJ, with the translated sequence MNAPYDGDRGQGAGSSGQPEGRPRQGAGNSGYPEGYPEGPPAEPGQAPQGHYPDMYFQDAYDQDPYGRQDLAAQDPVTEALYDRAAHPPPPAGTFPPQQQLYAQPPTAQHAPDPRVWAQTPPPEPAGPSRHLPYGEDARTTQFVGVDDLVTQAADQQPETDAFAHLFRDQRQGGARPFPDGPATPAPAPRQGPGAPPPGPMAEQTMQLTPTAKPTPAAAPKKGGRASGLMKSSAVMAAGTLVSRLTGFIRSALIVSALGLGFLGDSFQVAYQLPTMIYILTVGGGLNSVFVPQLVRAMKDDEDGGEAFANRLLTLVMVALGLLTALAMLAAPLLVRMLSNPVASNPAANEVAVTFTRYFLPSIFFMGIHVVMGQVLNARGKFGAMMWTPVLNNIVIIVTLGLFIWVYGTAADSDMSVQNIPPEGQRLLGVGVLLGLVVQALAMIPYLRETGFRLRLRFDWRGHGLGKAAMLAKWTVLFVLANQAGAMVVTQLSTAAGEHSVKGTGFAAYANAQLIWGLPQAIITVSLMAALLPRISRSAHEGDSGAVRDDISQGLRTTAVAIVPIAFGFLSLGIPMCTLIFGSSGIAPATNMGYMLMAFGLGLIPFSVQYVVLRAFYAYEDTRTPFYNTVIVAVFNAVASAVCYFVLPARWAVVGMAASYGLAYAIGVGVAWSRLRTRLGGDLDGARVLRTYARLGIASVPAALLSGAACYGIAQTLGQGVGGSFAALLGGSVVLFGVFYVAARKMRIEELNSMVGMVRGRLGR